One Candidatus Zixiibacteriota bacterium genomic window carries:
- the purE gene encoding 5-(carboxyamino)imidazole ribonucleotide mutase, with the protein MPKALIIIGSKSDSEYAQKCREQLKIFGIDAQTEISSAHRHPEKTAQLASEAEANGFDAIIAMAGLAAALPGVAAAHSLLPVIGVPLPAALGGMDSLLAIVQMPPGIPVATVAIGGPGAKNAAALAARILALKYPEVKTAVERHRQTL; encoded by the coding sequence ATGCCAAAAGCATTGATAATCATAGGTTCGAAATCAGATAGTGAGTACGCACAAAAATGCCGGGAACAACTAAAGATATTTGGCATTGATGCCCAAACAGAGATTTCTTCGGCGCATCGTCATCCCGAGAAAACTGCCCAGCTGGCCAGTGAAGCCGAAGCAAATGGCTTCGATGCTATCATTGCGATGGCAGGTCTGGCTGCCGCCCTTCCGGGCGTAGCAGCTGCCCATTCGCTTCTGCCCGTTATTGGAGTACCATTGCCGGCTGCCCTGGGAGGAATGGATTCCCTGCTGGCTATCGTTCAGATGCCACCGGGTATTCCTGTGGCAACAGTGGCTATTGGTGGTCCCGGAGCCAAAAACGCCGCGGCTCTTGCAGCACGCATCCTCGCCCTGAAATACCCCGAAGTTAAAACAGCAGTGGAGAGACATCGACAAACGTTGTAA
- a CDS encoding tetratricopeptide repeat protein, with the protein MSKMNQSKAFVILTLAVAFALNTMLTPTASAVSDEAKEMYNSGIKAKQAGNLEDAILAYKGALALDKTYADPCVNLGAIYFEQKKYDQALEMFKEATQRDKSHAEAFANLGRVEYQLKQYTEAGSSFLTSLKLDSTQSDLYKALGKVYDKQKKYADAIATFEKYHELAGGDYASWYLLGKDYKKVSKLTEAVAACKKSIELKNDYVYPHSLLGGIYLGQEKYISAAGEFKKALKIKPKDYRAAYNYAIAIQSESPDEYNTNITNWNNFLKIAKNNPRVKKTMISTANETINGLKEAKEAVDLQ; encoded by the coding sequence ATGAGTAAGATGAATCAATCAAAAGCGTTCGTTATCCTGACCCTGGCAGTTGCTTTCGCCCTGAACACTATGCTGACTCCAACGGCCAGCGCAGTCTCTGACGAAGCCAAAGAAATGTACAACTCTGGCATTAAGGCCAAACAAGCCGGAAATCTTGAGGATGCGATTCTTGCATACAAGGGTGCTCTGGCATTGGACAAAACCTACGCTGACCCATGCGTCAATCTGGGTGCAATCTATTTTGAACAGAAGAAGTACGACCAAGCCCTTGAGATGTTCAAGGAAGCCACCCAACGCGACAAGTCTCACGCCGAAGCGTTTGCCAATCTCGGACGAGTCGAATACCAGCTTAAACAATATACCGAAGCAGGTTCTTCGTTCTTGACCTCCTTGAAATTGGATTCGACTCAGTCTGACCTCTATAAAGCATTGGGCAAAGTCTACGATAAGCAGAAGAAATATGCCGACGCGATTGCCACGTTTGAGAAATACCACGAACTGGCAGGAGGGGACTATGCTTCCTGGTATCTGCTGGGCAAGGACTACAAAAAAGTCAGCAAGCTGACTGAGGCTGTGGCAGCCTGCAAGAAATCAATTGAGCTCAAGAACGACTATGTCTATCCCCATTCGCTGCTAGGTGGGATATATCTGGGCCAGGAGAAATACATAAGTGCCGCTGGCGAATTTAAGAAAGCCCTGAAGATCAAGCCTAAGGATTACCGCGCTGCCTACAACTATGCTATTGCTATTCAGTCAGAGAGTCCTGATGAATACAATACCAATATCACCAACTGGAACAACTTCCTGAAAATTGCCAAGAACAACCCCCGGGTTAAGAAGACAATGATCTCGACAGCCAATGAGACAATCAACGGTCTCAAAGAAGCCAAGGAGGCTGTCGACCTGCAGTAA
- a CDS encoding PTS sugar transporter subunit IIA — protein MNISRYMSEATVRLKMVTEVLPLEEDQSKDKWREQCKALVLFELVDILDENSRIGNRNKLLLDFTNREKQASTAIGCGVALPHIRSKHAKEFMIGFARSAKGYDFDAPDGELVHLFFVMAAPPYDDSLYLKVFKSLAEMLQYESFREELMSVESPGEIIRAIRSME, from the coding sequence ATGAATATTTCGCGTTACATGAGTGAAGCTACCGTACGATTGAAGATGGTTACGGAAGTGTTACCACTCGAAGAGGATCAGTCGAAAGACAAATGGCGCGAACAGTGCAAAGCGCTGGTGCTGTTTGAACTGGTTGACATCCTCGATGAAAACTCCCGCATAGGGAATCGAAACAAGTTGCTACTTGATTTCACCAATCGCGAAAAACAAGCCAGCACTGCGATTGGCTGCGGAGTAGCCTTGCCGCACATTCGATCCAAACACGCCAAAGAATTCATGATCGGTTTCGCCCGATCAGCTAAAGGGTACGATTTTGACGCCCCCGACGGTGAGTTGGTTCACCTCTTTTTTGTCATGGCAGCCCCACCCTACGATGACTCGCTCTACCTGAAAGTCTTCAAATCGCTGGCGGAGATGCTCCAGTACGAGTCTTTCCGCGAGGAACTGATGTCGGTCGAGTCCCCCGGCGAAATCATCCGCGCCATCAGGTCAATGGAATAA
- the fba gene encoding class II fructose-1,6-bisphosphate aldolase: MPLVSLSDLYADANKNRYAIGQFNVSNLEFTQAVLEAAEEMNSPVIIGASKDGVAYAGAHNLVAMVRAEAERISVPVVLHLDHGPSMELVTECVEAGFTSVMIDGSHCSLEENIEMTREAVDYAHQRGVTVEAELGRLGGIEDNIKVDAKDACLTDPDEAMRFVEETGVDALAVAVGTSHGAYKFKEEAKLDFNRIAIIKKLLDIPLVLHGASGVPAELTEKLTRYGGEISDAKGVPDEAYRKAIENGINKINIDTDLRLAFTSTVRQMLAENPGLFDPRKILAPTRQAVKAVVMDKMRVFGSASRAGWQPRPHENQSYTGVFC; the protein is encoded by the coding sequence ATGCCTTTAGTTTCTCTGAGCGATTTGTACGCTGATGCCAACAAGAACCGTTATGCCATCGGCCAGTTCAATGTAAGTAACCTTGAGTTCACGCAGGCCGTACTGGAAGCAGCCGAAGAGATGAACTCGCCGGTAATTATTGGTGCTTCCAAAGACGGAGTCGCCTATGCCGGCGCACACAACCTTGTAGCTATGGTTAGAGCCGAGGCGGAGCGAATTTCGGTGCCGGTAGTGTTACATCTTGATCACGGCCCCTCGATGGAACTGGTGACTGAGTGTGTCGAAGCTGGATTCACATCGGTGATGATTGACGGTTCTCACTGTTCGCTTGAAGAGAACATAGAGATGACGCGCGAAGCTGTTGACTATGCTCACCAGCGCGGAGTTACGGTCGAGGCCGAACTCGGACGACTGGGGGGTATCGAGGACAATATCAAAGTCGATGCCAAGGATGCTTGTCTAACTGATCCCGATGAAGCCATGCGTTTCGTCGAAGAAACCGGCGTCGATGCTCTGGCGGTGGCAGTGGGAACCAGCCATGGTGCGTACAAGTTCAAAGAGGAAGCCAAACTGGATTTCAATCGCATTGCGATCATTAAGAAGCTTCTGGATATACCCTTAGTGTTGCACGGAGCCAGTGGTGTTCCTGCGGAACTTACTGAGAAGCTGACTCGCTACGGGGGGGAGATATCCGATGCCAAGGGTGTTCCTGACGAGGCCTATCGGAAGGCTATCGAAAACGGTATCAACAAGATCAATATCGATACGGACCTCCGGCTTGCCTTCACATCTACCGTTAGACAGATGCTCGCAGAGAATCCGGGATTGTTTGATCCGCGAAAGATTCTTGCCCCGACACGGCAGGCTGTCAAAGCTGTTGTGATGGATAAGATGCGTGTGTTTGGCAGTGCGTCCCGCGCAGGTTGGCAACCACGTCCCCATGAGAACCAAAGTTATACGGGAGTATTCTGCTGA
- a CDS encoding phosphoenolpyruvate carboxykinase (ATP) yields the protein MKIEYTRALLNAALDGSLDKVEYKEDPFFGVQVPTSCPGVPEEILNPRNTWANKEAYDKKANYLAGLFRENFRQFEEQTPKEVIAAGPKTPEMV from the coding sequence ATGAAAATCGAGTACACGCGAGCACTTCTCAACGCCGCTCTCGACGGATCGCTGGACAAAGTAGAATACAAAGAGGATCCCTTCTTTGGCGTCCAGGTTCCGACCTCATGTCCCGGCGTTCCCGAGGAGATTCTCAATCCGAGAAACACCTGGGCGAACAAAGAAGCTTATGACAAAAAAGCCAATTATCTGGCTGGACTATTTCGCGAGAACTTCCGCCAGTTTGAGGAGCAAACACCAAAAGAAGTTATCGCAGCTGGGCCGAAAACCCCGGAAATGGTATAG
- the glgP gene encoding alpha-glucan family phosphorylase: MPKAHDTFRVKPSLPDELPEINDIAYNLHWTWNHQAVDLFRRLDRDLWNSSGHNPVKMLGTIKQDRLAQAVTDDGFMDQLHRVHRVLQEHITGKTWFEEKYGRSDSTSIAYFSMEFGLTECLPIYSGGLGILAGDHLKSASELGLPLAGVGLLYQQGYFQQYLNADGWQQETYPDNDFYNLPIQMETDTSGAPIVIDVPFPDRLVYARVWRAQVGRIPLYLLDTNISQNQPKDRSITCQLYGGDQEIRIQQEMVLGIGGMRALRQMGIHVHVCHMNEGHAAFMALERLRHRKEKDGLSTIEALEVIRGGTFFTTHTPVPAGIDEFQPALVEKYMGPILDSTGMNHSEFMALGRRNPRDRQEPLNMALLALRTTASANGVSRLHGQVSRQMWHDIWPGVPEDEIPIGHVTNGIHTRSWTSPEMTELLHRYLGPNWLKKPADESIWKRVERIPEVELWRVHERRRERLVAFTRQRLGEQFKRRGANAADIDRAHEVLNPEALTIGFARRFATYKRASLLLRDPERLKRLLSNPDRPVQFIFAGKAHPRDNEGKELIKQLVHFSRDAGVRNHIVFLENYDINVARYLVEGVDVWMNTPRRPMEASGTSGMKVIPNGGLNLSVLDGWWVEGFDTDTGWAIGAGEDYDDPQFQDEVESKGLYDVLENEVVPLFYDRNGSDTAPRKWIAMMKSSMMKLGPTFSSNRMVREYAERFYMQAHHNWDRLSDDEYARTRELVKWKEHITSNWNGVSIERTQMHSDDAVVGVALKIETEVCLGNLSPEDVQVQIYSGPTGVDGDIVDPTIENLKHIKSSTAGCHTYESYLACDESGLFGYSIRVIPNHPDLVDNFGLQMMRWVDDVIKQPTIETEKVTEEVGSI, from the coding sequence ATGCCCAAAGCACACGACACTTTTCGAGTCAAGCCTTCTCTGCCGGACGAACTGCCGGAGATAAATGACATAGCCTACAACCTCCACTGGACGTGGAACCATCAGGCAGTCGATCTCTTTCGTCGTCTGGATCGAGACCTTTGGAACTCGTCTGGTCACAATCCGGTCAAGATGCTGGGAACCATCAAACAAGATCGCCTGGCACAGGCAGTCACCGATGATGGTTTTATGGACCAACTGCACCGTGTGCATCGTGTTCTTCAGGAGCACATCACGGGTAAGACCTGGTTTGAAGAAAAATACGGCCGTAGTGATTCTACCAGTATCGCCTATTTCTCGATGGAGTTCGGCCTGACTGAATGTCTCCCCATCTATTCCGGGGGTTTGGGCATCTTGGCTGGCGATCATCTAAAATCAGCGAGTGAGCTTGGACTGCCATTGGCTGGAGTGGGATTGCTCTATCAGCAGGGGTATTTTCAACAGTACCTCAATGCCGATGGGTGGCAACAAGAAACATATCCTGACAATGATTTCTACAATCTCCCTATCCAAATGGAGACCGATACCAGCGGCGCACCGATTGTGATCGATGTTCCATTCCCTGATCGACTGGTATACGCCCGAGTCTGGCGGGCACAGGTTGGACGCATACCACTCTACCTGCTGGACACCAATATCTCGCAGAACCAACCCAAGGATCGCAGTATTACTTGCCAACTATATGGTGGTGATCAGGAAATTCGTATCCAACAGGAAATGGTGCTGGGTATTGGGGGCATGAGAGCTCTGAGGCAAATGGGAATTCACGTTCATGTTTGCCATATGAATGAAGGGCATGCGGCCTTTATGGCTCTGGAGAGACTCAGGCACCGCAAGGAAAAAGATGGTTTATCAACGATAGAAGCACTGGAGGTTATCCGCGGGGGTACATTCTTCACCACGCACACGCCGGTTCCGGCAGGCATTGATGAATTCCAACCGGCACTGGTCGAGAAGTATATGGGACCAATCCTTGACAGTACCGGTATGAATCATTCTGAATTCATGGCTTTGGGTCGAAGGAATCCGCGAGACCGCCAGGAGCCGTTGAATATGGCGTTGCTCGCTCTGAGAACAACGGCCTCGGCCAACGGCGTCAGTCGTCTTCACGGACAAGTGTCACGACAAATGTGGCATGATATCTGGCCTGGCGTTCCCGAGGATGAAATCCCCATCGGCCATGTTACGAACGGTATTCACACCCGTTCGTGGACATCACCTGAGATGACCGAGCTTCTTCACCGATATCTTGGTCCAAACTGGCTCAAGAAACCGGCTGATGAATCGATATGGAAAAGAGTGGAAAGGATTCCCGAGGTAGAACTGTGGCGAGTCCACGAACGTCGCCGGGAGCGACTGGTTGCTTTCACACGTCAACGACTTGGGGAGCAATTCAAGCGACGTGGAGCAAACGCTGCAGATATCGATCGCGCCCATGAGGTGCTGAACCCGGAGGCCTTAACCATCGGATTTGCTCGACGCTTCGCTACTTACAAACGTGCTTCTCTCCTGCTTCGCGATCCGGAAAGATTGAAACGACTTCTGAGCAATCCAGACCGGCCGGTGCAATTTATTTTTGCCGGCAAAGCTCACCCACGCGATAACGAAGGCAAGGAACTAATCAAACAATTGGTTCACTTCTCACGCGATGCCGGAGTACGCAACCATATCGTTTTCCTTGAGAACTACGATATTAATGTCGCCCGCTACCTTGTGGAAGGTGTCGATGTATGGATGAATACTCCTCGGCGTCCTATGGAAGCCAGCGGCACCAGCGGTATGAAAGTAATACCCAATGGTGGACTTAACCTTAGCGTGCTTGACGGTTGGTGGGTCGAGGGTTTCGACACCGACACCGGCTGGGCTATTGGCGCCGGCGAAGATTATGACGATCCGCAGTTCCAGGACGAGGTCGAAAGTAAGGGACTATATGATGTGCTGGAGAACGAAGTAGTACCTCTTTTCTACGACCGCAACGGGAGCGACACTGCTCCTCGCAAATGGATTGCCATGATGAAGAGCTCCATGATGAAGCTCGGCCCCACATTCAGCTCTAACCGAATGGTCCGTGAGTATGCCGAGAGGTTTTACATGCAGGCCCACCACAACTGGGACCGATTGTCGGACGATGAATATGCCCGGACCAGAGAATTGGTAAAGTGGAAAGAGCATATCACCAGCAACTGGAATGGGGTCAGCATTGAACGCACCCAAATGCACAGCGATGACGCCGTAGTTGGAGTGGCTCTCAAAATCGAAACCGAAGTCTGCCTGGGAAATTTGTCTCCGGAGGACGTACAGGTGCAGATTTACAGCGGTCCTACGGGAGTGGATGGCGATATTGTAGACCCGACGATTGAAAATCTCAAGCATATCAAGTCCTCAACGGCCGGTTGCCACACTTATGAAAGCTACCTGGCCTGCGATGAGAGTGGCCTGTTCGGATACTCAATAAGAGTGATACCAAACCATCCGGATCTAGTGGACAATTTTGGTCTTCAGATGATGCGCTGGGTAGATGATGTCATCAAACAACCAACGATAGAAACTGAGAAGGTGACTGAAGAAGTGGGTTCTATCTAG
- a CDS encoding glycosyltransferase family 2 protein, with the protein MSSFNRHSILVLIPAYNAEKYLDELVPRCLKYVCDSNLLLVNDGSTDDTLEVLRRLGVKYISFSENRGKGAALMAGFEYAIKEGYRSVLTIDADLQHLPEEIPRFFALDNGRRLIVGTRHMTLKIMPLARWLTNNLTSMIISIFSTQRVRDSQSGFRLIPTDVLRSIPLGSVRYDFESEMLFSAGAAGVTMAEVPISTVYEGSHSYINPFVDTGRFVRQIWKRIWA; encoded by the coding sequence ATGTCCAGCTTCAATCGACACAGTATTCTGGTTCTGATTCCCGCTTACAACGCCGAGAAATATCTTGATGAACTCGTCCCCCGATGTTTGAAATACGTTTGTGATTCCAATCTGCTGCTGGTTAATGACGGTTCCACTGATGACACTCTCGAAGTTCTTCGCCGTCTCGGAGTGAAGTACATTTCGTTTTCTGAGAATCGAGGGAAAGGGGCCGCTCTAATGGCCGGGTTTGAATATGCGATAAAGGAAGGTTATCGGTCGGTTCTTACGATCGATGCTGATCTGCAGCATCTGCCCGAAGAAATTCCAAGATTCTTCGCGCTTGATAACGGGCGGAGATTGATCGTTGGTACGCGCCATATGACACTCAAAATCATGCCCCTTGCCCGTTGGTTGACCAACAACCTTACGTCTATGATTATCTCGATTTTCTCAACGCAGCGAGTGCGGGACAGTCAATCAGGATTTCGACTAATTCCGACGGATGTACTTCGGTCAATACCGCTAGGCTCGGTGCGCTATGACTTCGAGTCGGAGATGCTCTTCAGTGCGGGGGCGGCCGGGGTGACAATGGCCGAAGTACCGATCTCTACCGTGTACGAAGGCTCCCATTCGTACATCAATCCGTTCGTAGATACGGGGCGATTCGTACGTCAAATCTGGAAACGTATCTGGGCGTGA
- a CDS encoding MerR family transcriptional regulator codes for MSPKKNANEKLYYSISEVARMTALEPYVLRYWEKEFPTLKPKKGRGGNRTYTRKDIEIINRIKYLRTKEKLTIAGTRNKLTMRRNSEQKKSVFQSARAKTLIGQIRREVEGILKDFS; via the coding sequence ATGAGCCCAAAAAAGAATGCCAATGAAAAACTGTACTACTCCATCAGCGAGGTGGCACGGATGACCGCGCTGGAGCCGTATGTGCTTCGCTATTGGGAGAAAGAGTTCCCGACTCTGAAACCGAAGAAGGGGAGGGGTGGAAATCGAACATACACCCGCAAGGATATTGAGATCATCAATCGGATCAAGTATTTACGTACCAAGGAAAAACTGACGATTGCCGGTACTCGAAACAAACTGACTATGAGACGCAACAGTGAGCAGAAAAAATCGGTCTTTCAATCGGCGCGGGCCAAAACTCTTATTGGCCAGATACGACGGGAAGTTGAGGGGATCCTCAAAGATTTCTCTTGA
- a CDS encoding NAD(P)-dependent glycerol-3-phosphate dehydrogenase encodes MAEKVAILGAGSWGLAIAGLLHGNDHSVTLWEFNRTDYDLLLQHRTHPDKLPGCHLSDDIGITNDIDEAVKGCSLLVLAVPSQYLRSALERLGSPHPDIMGVVNLAKGIETGSLKRMSQVVSDVLDFPADKIATISGPSHAEEVTLDLPTAVVAAGTGAELVRRLQSVFSNSSFRVYESSDLIGVELGGSLKNIIAIAVGIAAGLGMGDNTLGALITRGLAEIGRLGATMSAEPLTFSGLSGVGDLVTTCASKHSRNRYVGDQIGRGKTLDDILAGMSMVAEGVQTTRSGRELARLHQVEMPITEAVYQVLFENKPPSDAVGELMGRQLKSEIWR; translated from the coding sequence ATGGCTGAGAAAGTAGCGATACTGGGAGCCGGGTCTTGGGGATTGGCTATCGCCGGATTGCTTCATGGCAATGATCATAGTGTTACTTTATGGGAATTCAACCGTACCGATTACGATCTATTGTTGCAGCATCGTACTCATCCTGACAAGCTCCCCGGGTGTCATCTCTCCGATGATATCGGGATCACCAACGACATCGACGAGGCAGTCAAAGGATGTAGCCTTCTCGTACTGGCTGTGCCGTCACAATATCTTCGATCAGCTCTTGAGCGACTTGGATCTCCCCATCCGGACATTATGGGAGTAGTGAATCTGGCCAAGGGGATAGAAACAGGATCCCTCAAGAGGATGTCACAGGTAGTGTCTGATGTTCTTGATTTCCCGGCTGACAAGATCGCCACTATTTCCGGCCCGTCTCATGCCGAGGAAGTGACCCTCGACCTGCCGACTGCGGTGGTGGCGGCTGGAACCGGTGCCGAACTGGTAAGACGACTGCAGTCTGTATTCTCCAATTCCAGTTTCAGAGTCTACGAAAGTAGTGACCTGATCGGAGTTGAGTTGGGAGGATCGCTCAAGAATATAATAGCCATTGCTGTCGGCATAGCTGCTGGACTCGGTATGGGCGACAATACTCTTGGGGCTTTGATTACCCGAGGTCTGGCAGAGATAGGTCGCCTTGGTGCGACCATGAGTGCCGAGCCGTTGACTTTCTCCGGTCTTTCAGGTGTTGGTGATCTGGTAACGACCTGTGCCTCGAAACACAGTCGTAATCGGTATGTGGGGGATCAGATTGGTCGTGGCAAGACGCTTGATGATATTCTGGCTGGGATGTCTATGGTGGCCGAAGGTGTGCAGACAACTCGTTCGGGTCGAGAGTTAGCCCGACTGCACCAGGTTGAGATGCCTATAACAGAGGCAGTGTATCAGGTTCTATTTGAAAACAAACCACCGTCTGATGCGGTGGGGGAACTCATGGGGCGACAACTGAAGTCGGAAATTTGGCGATGA
- the plsY gene encoding glycerol-3-phosphate 1-O-acyltransferase PlsY — MLTLLPITASYLLGAIPFGLLVPRLFGVADIRAHGSGNIGATNVGRIVGYKAAVWVYIGDVSKGLAAVFLARQFLGHYEVELVSGDAFLLICVLAAVLGHVFPVYLGFKGGKGVNTALGGMLALLPFETLLSLAVFGIVVVITKYVSLSSMAAALSFFLIVTAEKYLLGRDIVAVYVWMAGIVVLLIFITHRQNIVRLIAGTESKITRSVRSREAHSDG; from the coding sequence ATGTTAACACTATTACCCATAACCGCCTCCTACCTGCTGGGAGCCATTCCATTCGGTCTATTGGTTCCTCGGCTTTTTGGTGTCGCGGATATTCGTGCTCATGGCTCGGGTAACATAGGTGCTACCAATGTTGGGCGCATTGTCGGCTACAAGGCAGCAGTATGGGTTTATATCGGTGATGTTTCCAAGGGACTGGCTGCGGTATTCCTGGCTCGCCAGTTTCTCGGGCACTACGAAGTGGAGTTGGTATCGGGAGATGCCTTTCTTTTGATATGTGTGTTGGCCGCTGTGTTGGGGCATGTATTCCCGGTCTATCTGGGCTTCAAGGGCGGCAAAGGGGTCAACACGGCCCTGGGCGGGATGCTTGCACTCCTACCGTTTGAGACGCTTCTTAGTCTGGCTGTTTTTGGAATCGTAGTGGTGATAACAAAGTATGTTTCTCTGAGTTCAATGGCTGCGGCCCTGTCGTTTTTCCTGATAGTGACCGCAGAGAAGTACCTTTTGGGTCGCGATATTGTTGCCGTTTATGTTTGGATGGCTGGTATTGTGGTGTTGCTGATTTTCATCACTCATCGTCAGAACATAGTGCGACTGATAGCCGGGACCGAGAGCAAAATCACTCGTTCGGTACGATCGAGGGAGGCTCATTCAGATGGCTGA
- the rplQ gene encoding 50S ribosomal protein L17 has translation MGHRDKIKKLGRTKSHREAMLSNMAMSLFLHRVIKTTDAKAKALRPIVDRIISTAKKDTLTSKRMVARTIRQKAVFKKLFAEIVPHFKDRDSGFTRVVKLGVRRGDGASMSVVELLTPPPKVEVDKKDKKAKKAAAAKK, from the coding sequence ATGGGACATCGAGATAAAATAAAGAAACTCGGACGTACCAAGTCGCATCGGGAAGCAATGCTGTCTAATATGGCCATGTCATTGTTCCTACACCGTGTTATCAAGACTACGGATGCGAAAGCCAAGGCGCTGCGACCGATCGTGGATAGGATTATTTCCACCGCGAAGAAGGATACGCTTACATCCAAGCGGATGGTTGCACGGACTATTCGCCAGAAGGCTGTTTTCAAAAAGCTGTTTGCCGAAATCGTACCCCATTTCAAGGATCGTGATTCCGGTTTCACGCGCGTGGTGAAACTGGGGGTCCGGCGTGGTGATGGCGCATCGATGTCGGTCGTTGAGCTGTTGACTCCTCCGCCCAAGGTAGAGGTCGATAAGAAGGACAAAAAAGCCAAGAAAGCTGCAGCGGCTAAGAAATAG
- a CDS encoding DNA-directed RNA polymerase subunit alpha, with translation MKWKPLTMPKEVVNDQSSSTENYSRFIIEPLERGYGTTLGNGLRRVLLSSIQGAAVVSMRIKGCLHEFSSVPGIYEDVTEIVLNVKKLRIRMHCDDMRTLTLKTNSKGKLTAGDIEVNPEIDILNPEQHICELTEDVEFELELDIDAGRSYFVAEQNKRPDAPAGTIFVDSLFSPVTKIAYHVESTRVGQKTDYDSLVMEVTTDSSVTPEDALSYGAKLLKDHLQLFIHMDEEVLVEEEVEEDEETLRVRNLLNTRVDELELSVRSSNCLRAANIQTIQDLVIRTESEMLKYRNFGRKSLNEISTILDEMGLSFGIDVSKYVEPQT, from the coding sequence ATGAAGTGGAAACCGCTTACAATGCCGAAAGAAGTCGTCAACGATCAATCGTCGTCGACAGAAAACTATTCCAGGTTCATAATTGAACCCCTCGAGAGAGGTTATGGTACGACCCTGGGTAATGGGTTACGCCGTGTTCTCCTGTCTTCTATTCAGGGAGCGGCCGTTGTTTCGATGCGCATCAAGGGATGTTTGCATGAGTTCTCATCAGTACCGGGCATCTATGAGGATGTTACTGAGATCGTACTCAATGTGAAGAAGCTTCGGATTCGGATGCACTGTGATGACATGCGCACTCTGACGCTGAAGACGAATTCCAAGGGTAAGCTCACCGCTGGAGACATTGAAGTTAACCCCGAAATCGACATTCTCAATCCTGAGCAGCACATTTGCGAATTGACTGAAGATGTTGAGTTCGAGTTGGAACTTGATATCGATGCCGGGCGCAGCTATTTCGTGGCCGAACAGAATAAACGCCCCGACGCCCCGGCCGGGACGATCTTTGTTGATTCGCTATTCTCACCGGTTACCAAGATTGCTTATCACGTCGAGAGCACCAGGGTAGGGCAGAAGACCGACTACGATAGCTTGGTCATGGAGGTCACTACCGATAGCTCAGTAACTCCAGAGGATGCTCTGAGTTACGGTGCCAAGCTGCTCAAGGACCATCTGCAATTGTTCATCCATATGGATGAGGAAGTGTTGGTCGAGGAAGAAGTTGAAGAGGATGAGGAGACCTTACGAGTTCGCAATCTTCTCAATACGCGCGTTGACGAATTGGAATTGTCGGTGCGTTCGTCGAACTGCCTGCGAGCGGCCAATATTCAGACTATTCAGGATTTGGTCATCAGGACCGAATCAGAGATGCTTAAGTACCGAAACTTTGGACGGAAATCCCTTAACGAGATTAGCACTATCCTTGATGAGATGGGGCTTTCGTTCGGTATTGATGTGTCCAAGTACGTTGAACCACAAACCTGA
- the rpsD gene encoding 30S ribosomal protein S4, whose protein sequence is MARYREANCKLCRREGEKLFLKGTRCLSDKCAVERRQYAPGQHGRNLRRKISPYGVQLREKQKIRRIYGVLEKQFRNYFKKADRRSGVTGEILLQLLEARLDNVVYRLGFAPSRKSARQLVRHRHVTVGGRIVDIPAYSIKPGEVIKIKDKSKNLDLIHAALKDVGRGDQYPWLRLNKAGLEGELIEVPKRMDIPLTVNEQLVVELYSK, encoded by the coding sequence ATGGCTCGTTATCGTGAAGCCAACTGCAAGCTCTGTCGTCGTGAGGGAGAGAAGCTCTTTTTGAAGGGCACTCGCTGTCTCAGCGATAAGTGTGCTGTTGAGCGGCGTCAGTATGCACCCGGCCAGCACGGCCGGAATCTTCGCCGGAAGATATCACCTTACGGTGTGCAGTTGAGAGAAAAACAGAAGATTCGCCGTATCTATGGCGTTCTGGAAAAGCAGTTCAGGAATTACTTCAAGAAGGCTGACCGCAGGAGTGGTGTCACCGGTGAAATCCTGCTACAGTTGCTCGAGGCACGGCTGGATAACGTTGTTTATCGGCTTGGTTTTGCACCTTCCCGCAAGTCTGCTCGCCAGTTGGTGCGCCATCGTCATGTGACTGTTGGCGGTCGTATCGTAGATATTCCGGCGTACAGCATCAAACCGGGTGAGGTTATCAAGATCAAGGATAAGTCCAAGAATCTTGACCTGATCCATGCTGCCCTCAAGGATGTGGGACGGGGAGATCAATATCCCTGGTTACGGCTCAACAAAGCCGGACTTGAAGGCGAGCTGATTGAAGTTCCTAAGAGAATGGACATCCCGCTAACAGTTAACGAACAGTTGGTTGTGGAGTTGTACTCCAAGTAA